One part of the Lotus japonicus ecotype B-129 chromosome 2, LjGifu_v1.2 genome encodes these proteins:
- the LOC130735146 gene encoding uncharacterized protein LOC130735146 — MPEICIAAFELGLRPGSLNSNLSRKPVETMAQLRDRVQGYIREEQSDQIKKSRSNTAVPGQQQQFDSKKGAVNDQRSKGTAERGDRGYNHRNRYDNRFDNRSNFKHRAQPYGTCGYGHSMTWTRNQNDRATPLAVNLTEALHKCLEANVIRFPRQPKPPTGHVDKTKWCEYHRISGHNTDDCFTLRREIEALIKAGCMQHLAGRNNSGEAETSVRRDDEGKEIENEGQKKQQDGKAKGRIHSIFGGFRGGETTNSAGKRYMHSINAVYSNDWGSWAINQPDITFTVRDFEGVQPHEDDPIVVMLRIADYEIERVLLDQGSSAELIYGDAFEKLGLTESDLLPYDGALVGFSGEKVYVRGYVELNTVFGEGKNAESFSIKFLVVNCTSPYNVLIGRPSLNRLGAIISTRHLTAKYLLSKGGVGILKADQMVARKCYLESFKQYGHLGKKAVKEGHRVYEVGVEQAEVSLDPRDGFLDHKMISEEETKAIKIGERSLKVGVNLTASQEDRLVKLLSQNMDLFAWSAKDLPGIDLEFICHKLALNPRAKPIVQFKRKMGEEKAEAVKVETNKLLEAGFIIEVKYPTWLANVVMVKKANGKWRMCTDYTDLNKHCPKDSYPLPNIDKLVDRASGFGMLSLMDAYSGYHQIRMYQPDEEKTAFMTNQANYCYQTMSFGLKNAGVTYQRLMDKVFDKQVGRNMEIYVDDMVVKSEEMLGHCSDLKEAFGELRKHDMRLNPEKCSFGIQSGKFLGFMITRRGIEANPDKCKAILEMQSPTSVKDVQKLTGRIAALSRFLPCSGNKYAPFFQCLRNNKAFQWTKECESAFQSLKEHLSSPPVLSKPIPGISLSMLISISDNAVSSVLLQEVKGDVKIIYFVSHALQGAEVRYQKIEKAALALIIYARKLRPYFQGFPVKGAIKAQVLVDFVNEMYHEDYNEAGEWSLSVDGSSNVKGSGAGLKLAIEMGVKSLLIKTDSQIVARQIQGEYQAKDAQLAKYLVKAQGLIKQIGEVQLNHVPREKNTRADILSKLASTKKPGNNKSVIQEVLNSPSIEADEVMAVPVVACLDWMGRVKKCLEAEGAELAMFTKDQIREASHYTLLGDQLYRRGVGVPLLRCVSKEDAERIMFEVHEGVCASHIGGRSLAAKVLRAGFYWPTLRSDCMDYVKKM; from the exons atgcctgAAATCTGCATCGCCgcttttgaattgggcttgCGACCTGGGAGTTTGAATAGCAATTTAAGCCGGAAGCCGGTGGAGACGATGGCGCAACTACGCGACAGGGTGCAAGGTTACATTAGGGAGGAGCAGAGTGACCAGATCAAAAAGAGCCGCTCCAATACGGCGGTTCCAGGGCAGCAACAGCAGTTCGATTCGAAGAAGGGAGCGGTTAATGACCAACGTTCGAAGGGCACAGCAGAACGTGGAGACAGGGGGTACAATCATCGGAACCGTTATGATAATAGATTTGATAACCGTTCCAACTTCAAGCATCGTGCACAACCGTATGGAACTTGTGGGTATGGACATTCaatgacgtggactcggaaccaAAATGATCGTGCAACGCCTTTGGCGGTTAATCTCACCGAAGCTTTACACAAGTGCTTAGAGGCGAATGTAATTCGTTTTCCTCGACAACCAAAACCGCCAACAGGCCACGTGGACAAAACTAAATGGTGTGAATACCACAGGATTTCGGGACATAATACTGATGATTGCTTTACGTTACGACGGGAGATAGAGGCTTTGATTAAAGCAGGATGTATGCAACATTTGGCAGGGCGAAACAATTCTGGAGAGGCAGAAACTTCAGTTAGGCGAGATGATGAAGGCAAAGAAATTGAGAATGAAGGACAAAAGAAGCAACAagatggaaaagcaaagggACGAATCCACTCTATTTTTGGTGGGTTTCGTGGTGGCGAAACAACTAATTCAGCTGGGAAGCGATACATGCATTCCATAAATGCAGTATATTCTAATGATTGGGGAAGCTGGGCTATTAATCAACCTGATATTACTTTCACTGTACGCGATTTTGAAGGAGTTCAACCTCATGAGGATGACCCAATTGTGGTGATGTTAAGAATTGCTGATTATGAGATTGAAAGAGTATTATTGGACCAAGGAAGTTCAGCTGAGTTGATATATGGTGATGCGTTTGAGAAGTTGGGGCTGACAGAGTCGGATTTGTTACCTTATGATGGAGCTTTGGTGGGATTTTCAGGAGAAAAAGTCTATGTTAGGGGATATGTGGAGCTGAACACAGTTTTTGGCGAAGGGAAAAATGCGGAGTCATTTTCTATCAAGTTTTTGGTAGTAAATTGTACTTCACCATACAATGTACTTATCGGAAGACCATCGTTGAACAGGTTGGGGGCGATCATCTCAACAAGGCATTTGACAGCTAAATATCTCTTAAGCAAGGGTggagttggaattttaaaggcGGATCAGATGGTAGCTCGCAAGTGCTATTTAGAAAGTTTTAAGCAGTATGGTCATTTGGGAAAGAAAGCGGTAAAGGAGGGACACAGAGTTTACGAAGTGGGAGTGGAACAAGCTGAGGTTAGTTTGGATCCTCGTGATGGTTTTCTTGATCATAAGATGATATCAGaggaggaaactaaggcgatcaAGATTGGAGAAAGAAGCTTGAAGGTTGGTGTCAACCTTACAGCGAGTCAAGAGGATAGATTAGTGAAGTTGTTGTCGCAGAACATGGATTTATTTGCTTGGAGCGCCAAGGATTTGCCTGGGATTGACCTAGAGTTTATTTGTCACAAATTGGCACTTAACCCTAGGGCGAAACCAATTGTTCAGTTCAAGAGAAAGATGGGTGAAGAGAAAGCAGAGGCTGTTAAAGTGGAAACTAATAAGTTACTAGAAGCAGGATTCATCATAGAGGTCAAGTATCCAACTTGGTTGGCGAATGTAGTTATGGTGAAGAAAGCTAATGGGAAGTGGAGGATGTGTACTGATTATACAGATTTAAACAAGCATTGTCCAAAagattcttatcctttaccaaACATTGATAAACTTGTTGATAGAGCATCTGGCTTTGGCATGCTTAGTTtaatggatgcatattcaggcTACCATCAGATTAGGATGTACCAACCTGATGAAGAAAAGACAGCCTTCATGACCAaccaggcgaactattgttatcaAACAATGTCATTTGGGTTGAAGAATGCTGGTGTCACATATCAGAGATTGATGGACAAagtgtttgacaagcaggtggggcgAAATATGGAGATATACGTTgatgacatggtggtcaagtcagaggaaatgttGGGGCATTGTTCAGACTTGAAGGAAGCTTTTGGTGAATTAAGGAAGCATGATATGAGACTCAATCCTGAGAAATGTTCGTTCGGAATTCAGAGTGGGAAGTTCTTAGGCTTCATGATCACAAGGAGGGGAATTGAGGCGAATCCAGACAAATGTAAGGCGATACTGGAAATGCAGAGCCCAACTTCAGTGAAAGATGTGCAGAAGCTAACGGGGAGGATTGCAGCTTTGTCAAGGTTTTTGCCGTGTTCTGGGAACAAATATGCACCATTCTTTCAATGCTTGCGAAATAATAAAGCTTTTCAATGGACTAAAGAATGTGAGAGTGCTTTCCAGAGTTTAAAAGAACATTTATCCAGCCCTCCAGTCTTGTCTAAGCCAATACCAGGTATTTCATTGTCAATGCTTATTTCAATATCTGATAATGCTGTTAGTTCTGTTCTGTTGCAAGAGGTTAAAGGAGATGTGaagattatatattttgtgagccatgcTCTTCAAGGGGCTGAGGTTCGATAtcagaaaattgaaaaggcggcatTAGCCTTAATCATATATGCCAGGAagttaagaccttattttcaaggctttccTGTG AAAGGGGCGATTAAAGCACAAGTGCTGGTAGATTTTGTGAATGAGATGTATCATGAGGATTATAATGAAGCGGGTGAATGGAGCTTGTCAGTAGATGGATCATCAAATGTTAAAGGCAGTGGTGCTG gtttgaagttggcgataGAAATGGGAGTCAAGAGTCTTCTGATCAAGACAGATTCGCAGATAGTTGCAAGACAGATTCAAGGTGAGTATCAGGCGAAGGATGCACAGTTGGCAAAGTACCTAGTTAAAGCACAGGGCTTGATAAAGCAAATTGGAGAAGTGCAATTAAATCATGTGCCAAGAGAGAAGAACACAAGGGCTGATATTTTATCAAAATTGGCAAGTACTAAGAAGCCAGGTAATAACAAGTCAGTTATACAAGAAGTTTTGAATAGCCCAAGTATTGAGGCTGATGAAGTTATGGCAGTACCGGTAGTCGCATGTTTGGATTGGATGGGGCGAGTAAAGAAATGCTTGGAAGCAGAAGGGGCGGAGCTAGCCATGTTCACAAAGGATCAGATTCGAGAGGCAAGTCATTACACTCTCCTTGgcgatcaattgtacagaagaggaGTTGGAGTGCCGCTTTTAAGATGTGTTTCAAAGGAGGATGCAGAGCGAATCATGTTTGAGGTTCATGAGGGGGTTTGTGCAAGTCATATTGGAGGCAGATCGTTGGCAGCTAAAGTTCTAAGGGCAGGATTCTACTGGCCGACATTGAGATCAGACTGTATGGATTATGTGAAAAAAATGTAA